TCTGTCTTTAATACAGTCCTCCCTTGTTTTTATACGATTTCAATTTTAGATTTTTCTGCAAAAAATATTTATAGTAATTCCACACAGAAAGCATCCCATGGAGCCAAGATTTGTTTTTCAAAAACTTCTTGAGCCGCGGTGTTTTCAATCAGGACAGATTTGACGCTTCCTTCTACGGTCAAGTCTTGTTCTTCATTGGACAAGTTAGCTACGACTAGGAATCGACGGTCCCCATCTTTACGGATATAAGCAAAGACCTTGTCAGCTGTTTCCCATAGTTCAAAGTCAGCTCGAATCAGCCAGCTATTCTCCTTACGGATTTGAACCAACTTCTGATAAGTATAAAAAATAGAATCTTGATTTGCCAGCGCTTCTTGAACATTGATTGCTTGATAGTTTGGATTCACTGCCAACCAAGGTTGACCTGTTGAGAAACCAGCATTTTTGCTCTCGTCCCATTGCATAGGGGTACGGGCATTGTCACGTCCAATGACACAGATACTGTCCATGATTTCTTCCATCGGAACACCTTTTTCAAGAGCTTCACGCGCATAGTTGAGGGATTCAATATCTTCTACTTGATCCAGTGTTTCAAACGGATAGTTGGTCATCCCTATTTCCTCACCTTGGTAGATATAAGGAGTCCCTCTCATGAGATGAAGCAAGATGGCAAAGGCTTTGGCCGATTTTTCGCGGTATTCTTGGTCATTTCCCCAGATTGAGACGATACGAGGGAGGTCATGATTGTTCCAGAAGAGGGAATTCCAACCGTCCTCAACTCCTAACTCTGTCTGCCATTTGTTGAAAATCTCTTTTAACTTAGCTATATTCAGCTCTTTTTGATAATGCCATTTAGGTTGCCCTTCCTGATACTGAAGACAGATATGTTCAAACTGGAAGACCATAGACAATTCTTGCCCCTTGGGATCCGAGTAGAGCTTGGCAATCTCTGGCGTTGCTCCCCATGTTTCCCCTACTGTCAAGAGATCCTTATCGCCAAAGGTCGCCTGATTCATTTCCTTGAGATAGGGATGGAGCATAGGACCATTATTGACTACCTTCTCGTCAGGAATTTTCCCAATCATGTCAATGACATCCATGCGGAAACCGCCAATCCCTTTATCAATCCAGAAGTTCATCATCTCATAAATTTTCTGGCGAAGTTTTTCATTTTCCCAGTTGAGATCAGGCTGTTTCTTGCTGAAAAAGTGGAGATAGTATTGACCTGACTTTTCATCATATTCCCAAGCAGAACCACTAAAGATAGAATCTAAATCGTTGGGTTCATCCCGCCAGATATAGTAGTCTCGTTCAGGGCTATCAGGATTTTCACAGGCCTCGACAAACCAAGCATGTTCATCTGAGGTATGATTGACCACCAAGTCCATGATGATACGAATATCACGCTTTTTAGCTTCTGCGATCAGTTGGTCCATGTCCTCCATGGTCCCGAAAATAGCGGCAATCACTTGATAATCAGCAATATCGTAGCCATTATCATCCATGGGGCTGTCATAAACGGGAGAAAGCCAAATCGCTGTAATACCTAACTTGGCTAGATAGTCTAACTTACTGGTAATACCTGGCAAATCACCAATTCCATCTCCGTTGCTATCCATAAAGCTCTTAGGATAAACTTGATAGACTACGGCATTGTGCCACCACTTTTCTTGCATCTTCTTACCTCATTATTTTAATAATCTATAGTCTATGATAGCGCTTTTCAGAGTTTTATGCAAGCGTTTGCCTAATCTTTTTGATTCCTTTTTTAACTCCATAGTTTCCTAACTTCCAATTTTTTATTATAATAGAGGTCAGAGGTAAAAAAATGAAAAAACAAGCTTTTAGTTCTGAACAATATTTGAATCTACAGCGCGACCACATTTTGGAGCGCATTAACCAATTTGACGGCAAGCTCTACTTGGAGTTTGGTGGCAAAATGTTAGAAGATTTCCACGCTGCTCGTGTTCTTCCTGGTTATGAGCCTGACAACAAAATCAAGCTCTTGCAAGAATTGAAAGAGCAAGTCGAGGTTGTAATTGCCATTAATGCTAGCAACATCGAACATTCCAAAGCACGTGGTGACTTGGGCATTTCTTATGACCAAGAAGTTCTTCGTTTGATTGATAAATTCAATGAACTGGGAATTTTTGTTGGCTCCGTTGTCATCACACAGTACGCTGGCCAACCAGCTGCAGATGCTTTCCGCAATCAACTCGATAAAAACGGAATTGATTCTTATCTTCATTATCCAATCAAAGGATATCCAACAGATATGGATCACATCATTTCTCCAGAAGGTATGGGGAAAAACGATTACATCAAAACCAGTCGTAACTTGATCGTCGTAACCGCTCCTGGACCTGGTTCTGGAAAATTGGCAACCTGTATGTCCAATATGTACCACGATCAAATCAATGGTATCAAGTCTGGCTACGCTAAATTTGAAACTTTCCCAGTTTGGAATCTTCCCCTTCATCACCCAGTCAATTTGGCCTACGAGGCTGCCACAGCTGACCTTGATGATGTCAACATGATTGACCCCTTCCATCTTCAAACCTATGGAGAAACCACTGTCAACTACAATCGTGATATCGAAATCTTCCCAGTGCTCAAGCGCATGTTGGAACGCATTCTAGGAGAGTCTCCATACGCTTCTCCGACAGATATGGGTGTCAACATGGTTGGTTTCGCTATTACAGATAATGAGGCTGCTATCGAAGCCTCTAAACAAGAAATCATCCGTCGCTACTATCAGACTGTTCTTGATTTCAAAGCCGAAAAAGTGGGCGAATCTGCTGTCAAGAAAATTGAATTGCTTATGAACGACCTCGGTATCACACCTGCAGACCGCAAGGTTGCTGTCGTTGCGCGTCAAAAAGCAGAAGAAACTGGCGGACCAGCCCTAGCCCTTGAATTGCCTAGCGGGGAAATTGTCACTGGTAAGAACTCAGAACTCTTTGGCCCTACAGCCGCTGCTCTTATCAACGCCATCAAGAAATCAGCTAACATTGCGAAAGAAGTAAAACTAATCGAGCCTGAAGTTGTTAAGCCAATCCAAGGTCTTAAAATCGATCATCTCGGCAGCCGCAATCCACGCCTGCATTCAAATGAAATCCTGATTGCACTTGCTATCACAGCTACAGAAAATCCTGACGCTGCCCGCGCTATGGAAGAACTTGGCAATCTCAAAGGAAGCGAAGCCCACTCAACCATCATCTTGACTGATGAAGACAAGAATGTCCTTCGTAAACTAGGTATCAATGTAACTTTTGACCCCTACTACCAATACGACCGCTTGTATCGCAAGTAAAGAGTTCAACCTCTCCACCCTCGGAGAGGTTTTCTCTCTGTCTCAAGAGCAGCCTTTATGGTATAATGAAAAGAGAAAACTGAAAGGATTTACCATGTCAAAAGAAGTTATTGTCGAAAGTTTTGAACTTGACCACACCATTGTTAAAGCACCCTATGTTCGCTTGATTGGGGAAGAAACAGGACCAAAGGGTGACATCATCTCCAATTATGATATTCGTTTAGTGCAACCCAATGAAGACTCTATCCCTACCGCCGGCCTTCACACTATTGAGCACCTCTTGGCCAAACTCATCCGTACTCGCATTGACGGCATGATTGACTGTTCACCATTTGGTTGCCGTACAGGCTTCCACATGATTATGTGGGGACGTCATACTAGCGCTGAGATTGCAGCAGTTATCAAGGATTCGCTCAAAGAAATCGCTGAAACTACTACTTGGGAAGACGTCCCTGGAACAACCATCGAATCTTGCGGTAACTACAAGGATCACAGCCTCTTTTCTGCTAAAGAATGGGCAAAACTTATTCTAGAACAAGGGATTTCAGATGATGCCTTTGAACGCCATGTCATCTAAACAATCGAGTAGGGGATAATTTCTAGCCCCTCTCACACCACCGTACGTGCCGTTCGGCATACGGCGGTTCAACTAACTTTTAACGCATGTCGTTCAAGGTAATAATCCAAACACGAAACCAGTCCACGTTTTTTAAGGACTGGTTTTGATATAGCACGTTTAAGTACCGACTTCTGAGCTACTAATTGATAGTGGTCGCCCCAGCCAGATACCTTATCTGCTATCCATTTAGGAACCCCTAACTTAAGCAATCCCCATAATCGTCTAGATTTCTTCTTCCATTGCTTCCAGATAATCACTCGTAGGCGAGTACGCAAGCGCTCATCTATGCTGGTGACTATACTTTTCATATTTCCCAATGAGAAATAGTTTATCCATCCTCGAATGGACAAATTCAGTTGCTCAATACGTCTTGTTAAGTCTATACTCCATTTCCTCTGTGTTAGTTTCTTCAATTTAAGCTTGAATCTCCGAACACTATCTTGATGTGGACGACTTTTCCAACCGTCTGATGATTTCCAGAACCCAAAACCTAGATATTTCAACTCTCTTGGTCTAGTAATCTTAGTCTTGGTCATGTTTACTTTCAAACCTAGCCGTTTCTCAATAAAACGACTGACTGAATACATCACACGCTTAGCGGAGGCCTCGCTTCCGACCGTAATCACACAATCATCTGCGTAGCGCACAAATCGAAGTCCCCTCTTTTCTAATTCCTTGTCCAATTCATTAAGCATGATATTGGATAAGAGAGGAGATAAATTTCCTCCCTGTGGTGTCCCAACTAGCGTTTTATGACGCTGACCGTTAATGATAACACCCGAATGAAGATACTTACGAATCAAGGATTCCGTATCTCCGTCTTCGATAATGTTATGTACTAAGGACATCAATCTATCTTGAGGAACTGTATCGAAGAATTTCTCTAGGTCTATATCCACTATCCACTCACAGCCGTCATTTAAGTACTCTAAGAGCTTTATGATGGCTTTTTCACATGACCTATTTGGTCTAAATCCATAGCTCGTATCCGAGAAATGGGGTTCACAAATGGGGCTCATGACTTGGACAATGGCCTGTTGAATCATTCTATCCATAACTGTTGGAATTCCTAGTTGACGAATACCTCCGTTTGGTTTAGGAATCTCAACTCTAAGAACTGGTTGAGGCTTATATTTTCTCTGTTTTATCAGCTCCTTAGTCAGGCGCCAGTTTTGTCTGAGATAGTCATCCATCTCTTCGATAGTCATTCCATCAATCCCAGCTGAGCCTTTATTGGATTTTACTTGATTATAGGCTTCAAGCATATTTTCGCGTGATAATATCTTATCTAGCAATTTTGACATGTGCGTATTCCTTTCTTGTGTTGGTGCCTGAGGGACATCTTATATTGGTGAACCTTCATCTAGTCAATACGTGACAGAGGCCAGTTCTATCAGACCGCTTGTTTTACAGACACAAGTGAAGTAGGATTACTTCAATTAGTTGTTCACCCCTTCGCTCCACTTCCATTACAGAAGCTTCCTCACTACTATGGGCTCGGCTGACTTCTCATGATTCGTTGTTACTACGCTTTCAGCGCTCATGAGACCTCACGGGATAAGTCGTACATCTTTCCTCGTTTACTCTCGTGATTTACGCATATAGGTTACGACTACCTTTTTGGACTTTAGAGTTTCAGGCCCCCTTATCCGCTATATACGCCTTACTATCACGTTCCTGTTCGTAGAGCCACGATTTCGCTATCCCTTCCTCTCCCCGCTACCTCACGATAGTCAGGCTTGGGAATCGCTATTGGGTTCACCGGTAGCAGGTGCCCACGGAGGACTTACACCTCAGATATACGACATGCCCGTCGTACCAAAAAGGAACCAGTTTTTCAGCTGGCTCCTTCTTTTTTATTCTCAAAATTTTGTCTTATACTCAATGAAAATCAAAGAGCAAACTAGGAAACTAGCCGCAGGCTGTACTTGAGTACGGCAAGGCGACGTTGACGTGGTTTGAATTTGATTTTCGAAGAGTATTAGGCTTTTTCACGAATAACCAAAACACCATCTTCCATATCTGCTTCTAGGTGTTTGGCATCTAGGTGATCCAAATGGAAGTCTGTCACCTTATCACGAATTTCTTGTTCAACCACGCGACGGAGTGGACGAACACCCATGACTTCGTCATAACCTTCTTCTGTGATATAGTCCTTAGCTGCTTGACTGACTACCAAATCAATGTCTTTCTTAGCCAAGGTATGGTTAACTTCAGCCAACATCAAGTCCACAATCTTAGAAAGATCTTCCTTAGTCAAGTGTGAGAACTCGATAACTGCATTAAAGCGGTTGAGGAATTCTGGACGGAAGAATGGCTTCAAACGGTCCATCAATTCTGGCTTATCCGCATCCTCTGTCAAGTTAGCTTCATAGCCAAATCCAGCATTTGAGGTCGCGATAATGACAGTGTTCTTGAAGTTTACTGTATTTCCTTGACCATCTGTCAAACGACCATCATCTAGAACTTGGAGGAGAAGGGTAATGACTTGAGGATCAGCCTTTTCAATTTCATCCAAGAGAATGATAGAGTATGGATTGCGACGAACACGTTCTGTTAAGGTATTGCTATTGTCATCATAACCCACATATCCTGCTGTTGTACCAATTAGCTTAGAAACGGCTGTTCGATCACTGTATTCAGACATATCCAAACGGATGATTGCGTCCTTAGTTCCAAACATATCTAGCGCCAATTGTTTAGCAAGTTCAGTCTTACCAACTCCAGTTGGACCTACAAAGAGGAAGCTACCAATTGGGCGATTACCTTCATCAAAACCAGCACGGTTACGACGGATAGCACGGGCTACAGCTTCAACTGCCTTATCTTGACCGATTACCTTATCTTGCAGACGATGAGCCATATCTTTCAGACGTTCGATGTCTGATGCTCCCATTTGTGACACTGGAATACCGGTCATTCGTTCTACAGACTCAGCCACATCGTTGACACTTGCAGTCACCTTCATATCTTCTGTGTGGTTTTCGATTTTCTTTTCCAATTCTGCGATGCGTGTTTTATAGTTTAGAGCTGCTTCAAAATCTTCTGCCTCAACTGCTTTTTCTTGCTTGTCTTTTTCTGCCTCAATTTCACGTTCAACAGCATGAACATCTGTTACTGGATGTTGTGCTGCCAAGTGAGCTGCCGTAACATCGACAAGGTCGATAGCCTTATCTGGCAAGCTACGTTGAGGAATATACTGAACAGAATAATCCACCGCCGCTTTCAAAACTTCATCTGGCAAGATGACATTGTGGTGTTGTTGATAGAGGTCACGAATTCCTTGAAGAATTTTATATGTATCCTCTGCTGAAGGAGCATTGACCTTGACTTCATTGAAACGACGAGCAAGAGCTGCATTCTTCAAAATGGTGTTACGGTATTCGTCTTGAGTCGTTGCCCCAATCACTGTCAATTCTCCACGAGATAGAGCTGGTTTAAGAATGTCTGCAAGTCCCTTAGATCCACTATCTCCACCAGTGCTACCAGCACCGAGAATTTGATGAATTTCATCAAAGAAGAGAATGATATTTCCCGCTTCTTTCACTTCATTGACTAGATTTTGAACGTTTTCTTCAAAGCTACCACGGTATTGAGTACCAGCCTCGAGACCTGAGATATCGATGGAAATAATTTCTTTATTCTTAATGGCAGCTGGAACATCACCGTTCACAATCGCCTGTGCTAGACCTTCGACAACAGCTGTCTTACCAACACCTGCATCTCCGACCAAAACAGGATTATTCTTGGTACGACGTGAGAGGATTTCAGATGTTTCTTGAATTTCCTCGTTTCGTCCGATAACAGGATCCAACTTGCCCTCGCGAGCTTCTGCTGTCAAGTTTCGACCTAGTTTAGCAAGGACACCGTCTTGTTTCATACCTGATGCCGGTTGTTTCATTTGTCCATCAGCTTCTGCATTTCCTGGCAATTGACCAGTTGCACGATAATGAGCAAATTCCTCAGGTGTCACTTCACGTCCATTAATCAAGTAGCGACGATTTTCAGAACTATATCCTCGCATCCCCCCCATCAATTGGTTAAATAAATCATCCATGTTATTAAAATTATTAAAGTTGTTGTTCATATTCTTTACCTCTTTTTGTTTACTTAGTTATGATTACTGATATTGACTATCTTTGACCTTTGTGTTAAAAAATTTAGACTAGCTAAATGGCTACTCTAGGTACTATTTCTGGTTTTTCTTTTTCAAGAAGGAGTAGACTATCTTTACTTCTGAAGATTTCTAGATGAAACATAGACCCCACCTCTTTCTATTTTACTTTAAATAAGTGTTCGAGTAAGGCTTTCATTTACCTTACGTTCATAATATACTACATTAGTCAGAAAAGGTCAAGGATTTTGACTTTAATTGACCAATATTTTTTATACTCTTCAAAAACCTCTTCAAACCACGTCAGCTCTATCTGCAACCTCAAAACCGTGTTTTGAGCTGACTTCGTCAGTCTTATCCACAACCTCTAAGCTGTGCTTTGAGCATCCTGCGGTTAGTTTCCTAGTTTATTCTTGATTTTCATTGAGCATAAGTGTTCTAGTAAGGCTTTCATTTACCTTACGTTCATAATATACTACATTAGTCAGAAAAGGTCAAGGATTTTGACTTTGATTGACCAATATTTTTTAAAAAGCAAAAACACCCCGAAACATCAGGGTGCCATTCTTACATCAAATATAAAATTGCTAGCGTCAAGAGACTTGCTAGAAGCCCCACTCCCCAAAAGAAGAAATCAACCTTCCACTCGCTCCAAGGATTTCCTTTACCAGACAATCCTCCAAGCTCAAAATGGTGATGTACAGGCGTCATACGGAAAATACGTTTACCACCTGTCAGTTTGAAATAACTGACTTGCATCATAACCGAAGTTGTTTCAAAGACATAAACAATTCCGATAATCAAGAGAGTCCATTCTTGGTGGAGGGCCATAGAGATAGCTGCCAGCATTCCACCTAA
This portion of the Streptococcus mitis B6 genome encodes:
- a CDS encoding glycoside hydrolase family 13 protein; the protein is MQEKWWHNAVVYQVYPKSFMDSNGDGIGDLPGITSKLDYLAKLGITAIWLSPVYDSPMDDNGYDIADYQVIAAIFGTMEDMDQLIAEAKKRDIRIIMDLVVNHTSDEHAWFVEACENPDSPERDYYIWRDEPNDLDSIFSGSAWEYDEKSGQYYLHFFSKKQPDLNWENEKLRQKIYEMMNFWIDKGIGGFRMDVIDMIGKIPDEKVVNNGPMLHPYLKEMNQATFGDKDLLTVGETWGATPEIAKLYSDPKGQELSMVFQFEHICLQYQEGQPKWHYQKELNIAKLKEIFNKWQTELGVEDGWNSLFWNNHDLPRIVSIWGNDQEYREKSAKAFAILLHLMRGTPYIYQGEEIGMTNYPFETLDQVEDIESLNYAREALEKGVPMEEIMDSICVIGRDNARTPMQWDESKNAGFSTGQPWLAVNPNYQAINVQEALANQDSIFYTYQKLVQIRKENSWLIRADFELWETADKVFAYIRKDGDRRFLVVANLSNEEQDLTVEGSVKSVLIENTAAQEVFEKQILAPWDAFCVELL
- a CDS encoding DUF1846 domain-containing protein; amino-acid sequence: MKKQAFSSEQYLNLQRDHILERINQFDGKLYLEFGGKMLEDFHAARVLPGYEPDNKIKLLQELKEQVEVVIAINASNIEHSKARGDLGISYDQEVLRLIDKFNELGIFVGSVVITQYAGQPAADAFRNQLDKNGIDSYLHYPIKGYPTDMDHIISPEGMGKNDYIKTSRNLIVVTAPGPGSGKLATCMSNMYHDQINGIKSGYAKFETFPVWNLPLHHPVNLAYEAATADLDDVNMIDPFHLQTYGETTVNYNRDIEIFPVLKRMLERILGESPYASPTDMGVNMVGFAITDNEAAIEASKQEIIRRYYQTVLDFKAEKVGESAVKKIELLMNDLGITPADRKVAVVARQKAEETGGPALALELPSGEIVTGKNSELFGPTAAALINAIKKSANIAKEVKLIEPEVVKPIQGLKIDHLGSRNPRLHSNEILIALAITATENPDAARAMEELGNLKGSEAHSTIILTDEDKNVLRKLGINVTFDPYYQYDRLYRK
- a CDS encoding S-ribosylhomocysteine lyase encodes the protein MSKEVIVESFELDHTIVKAPYVRLIGEETGPKGDIISNYDIRLVQPNEDSIPTAGLHTIEHLLAKLIRTRIDGMIDCSPFGCRTGFHMIMWGRHTSAEIAAVIKDSLKEIAETTTWEDVPGTTIESCGNYKDHSLFSAKEWAKLILEQGISDDAFERHVI
- the ltrA gene encoding group II intron reverse transcriptase/maturase, which produces MSKLLDKILSRENMLEAYNQVKSNKGSAGIDGMTIEEMDDYLRQNWRLTKELIKQRKYKPQPVLRVEIPKPNGGIRQLGIPTVMDRMIQQAIVQVMSPICEPHFSDTSYGFRPNRSCEKAIIKLLEYLNDGCEWIVDIDLEKFFDTVPQDRLMSLVHNIIEDGDTESLIRKYLHSGVIINGQRHKTLVGTPQGGNLSPLLSNIMLNELDKELEKRGLRFVRYADDCVITVGSEASAKRVMYSVSRFIEKRLGLKVNMTKTKITRPRELKYLGFGFWKSSDGWKSRPHQDSVRRFKLKLKKLTQRKWSIDLTRRIEQLNLSIRGWINYFSLGNMKSIVTSIDERLRTRLRVIIWKQWKKKSRRLWGLLKLGVPKWIADKVSGWGDHYQLVAQKSVLKRAISKPVLKKRGLVSCLDYYLERHALKVS
- a CDS encoding ATP-dependent Clp protease ATP-binding subunit, producing MNNNFNNFNNMDDLFNQLMGGMRGYSSENRRYLINGREVTPEEFAHYRATGQLPGNAEADGQMKQPASGMKQDGVLAKLGRNLTAEAREGKLDPVIGRNEEIQETSEILSRRTKNNPVLVGDAGVGKTAVVEGLAQAIVNGDVPAAIKNKEIISIDISGLEAGTQYRGSFEENVQNLVNEVKEAGNIILFFDEIHQILGAGSTGGDSGSKGLADILKPALSRGELTVIGATTQDEYRNTILKNAALARRFNEVKVNAPSAEDTYKILQGIRDLYQQHHNVILPDEVLKAAVDYSVQYIPQRSLPDKAIDLVDVTAAHLAAQHPVTDVHAVEREIEAEKDKQEKAVEAEDFEAALNYKTRIAELEKKIENHTEDMKVTASVNDVAESVERMTGIPVSQMGASDIERLKDMAHRLQDKVIGQDKAVEAVARAIRRNRAGFDEGNRPIGSFLFVGPTGVGKTELAKQLALDMFGTKDAIIRLDMSEYSDRTAVSKLIGTTAGYVGYDDNSNTLTERVRRNPYSIILLDEIEKADPQVITLLLQVLDDGRLTDGQGNTVNFKNTVIIATSNAGFGYEANLTEDADKPELMDRLKPFFRPEFLNRFNAVIEFSHLTKEDLSKIVDLMLAEVNHTLAKKDIDLVVSQAAKDYITEEGYDEVMGVRPLRRVVEQEIRDKVTDFHLDHLDAKHLEADMEDGVLVIREKA